The nucleotide window TTTCTCAACGGAAATGATCTACTTCCTTCCCTTAAGCAAGATTTATCACAGATATCTTTGGGTGCTTACGTTTACAGAATGGACATGGGAAAAATAGAAATTCTCTGCAAAAGTGTCAGAAGAATGCGAATTTTAGGGGCAGTGGCAATAGAACTTGCATATGTTGCTGATGGTACATACGATGCATTTGTTGATGTGAGAAATAATCTGCGGATGGTTGATATTGCCGCAGCCAAGCTCATCCTGGAAGAAAGTGGGGGAAAGGTAACAGATTCTAATGGGGCCCCCCTTAATGGAAGATTAAACGTTCTGGAGAAAACTTCCATCATAGCTACCTGTAATGCAGTCATTCATGGAAAAATAAGGGATATACTGGAGGGGATTTAATGATCATGGGGTTAGTGGCTCGTAGTGATGTAAAAGGTGCCGTGGAACTTGCTCAGAAAATTGCTGACTTTTTAACCGAAAAAAATGTTGATATTCTCCTGGATACTCCTCTGGCCATGGAACTGGAAAAATATCAGGACAGGCACTGTGAACTCAAGGATATGGACGTGGATATGGTGGTTGCTATTGGGGGAGATGGAACTATCCTCCGTACCCAGAGCTTCATCAGCCACAAAAAAATACCTCTAATCGGAATTAACATGGGAACAGTTGGATTTTTAACAGAAATAGATCCAAAAAACGCTTTTACAGCTATTGAAGAAATTCTTGCTGGTAATTATTTTGTGGAAAGAAGGAACCAGCTTTTAGTCTGGCACAAGCATGAACTGCCTCCTGCCTTAAATGAGGTGGTGCTAATGACCCGTAAACCTGCTAAAATGCTCCACATCCAAATCAGTGTGGATGATGAGATAATGGAGGAACTGCGAGCAGATGGGCTTATCATTGCCACGCCAAGTGGCTCCACGGCTTATTCAATGTCAGCTGGAGGCCCAATCATCGATCCCCGGGTCGAAGCCTTTGTAATAGTTCCAATATGCCCATTTAAACTGGGGGCCCGACCAACAGTAGTTTCCGATGGAAGCACCATAAAAGTTAAGCTCCTCAGAGAAGGTAAAAAGGCCATAGCAGTTATCGATGGTCAGTTTGAGGAAGAGATAAACTACATGGATGAGATTGTCTTCCGCAAATCAGATAACTGCGCATATTTCGTGCGCCTTACCAAGGATTTCTACCGGAAAGTTCGAGAAAAGTTAACACAGGGTGGAATCTATTAAATGAGAATTTTAGTAGTGGACATGACCCATGGGGGAACCGTACTGGCCTCTGAATTTTCTAAAAGAACAGATTGTAAGGTTTTTGCATGGGACATCTACCAAACGTTATCCCAAGAAGATAAATCACTACTGGAAGCTCAGGGAATAGAACTGGTCGAGGAATCATTCTATGAGAGTTATTTTTATGAAAATATCGCCCTGGAAAATGATATGTCCAAGAACTCATTGGAAAATGATAAATCTAACTTAATTGTTGTAGCTCCGGTTCACTGTAATCTACCCCAACCTTCCCACATGACTCACCATCAGGCAGTGGGATTTCTTCTGAAAGACCAGATAAACGTACCAGTAATTGAAGTCACCGGGGTGAAGGGTAAAACCAGCACCGCTGCCATGCTCAAGGAGATATACCGTGATGAAAACCCGCTGATATTAAGCAGTTTGGGTGTTGAAGTTGTTGAAGATGGGCAGGAAATCATCCTCCAAAAAGATATCAGCATCACTCCAGCCAGTATTATAACTGCCTGGCAACTTTCACAGGAATTTTATAAAGATAAGGTTCATAATGTGGGTATCTGCATATTTGAAAGTTCTCTGGGTGGTACAGGACTGGCTGATGTGGGGGTTATCACCAATATTGTAGAGGATTATAGCATAGCCCGTGGAAGTAGCAGTGCCAGTAAAGCCAAGCTGCAGATGTTTAAAAGTAAGGTATCAGTCTGTGATAATGATTCTTACCAGAAATTATATTCCTCTCACTCTTTAAACCAGAAAACGAATACATTCGAAATTGAAGGGCTGGATGATGATAGTGCAAGTGTTAAAGCACAGAATATTAATTATGGGCTTCATAAGACCGTATTCCAGGTTAAAGTGACAGATCTTATAACCATAAATGGAATATCCATAAACACTTCCTTTGAAGTTTCCACATTTGCCCCTGCCCAGCATCACCTTGAAAACACCCTTTCTGCAATAACTGCATCATTATCCATGGGAACCCCCAAGGAATCAATTATTAGTGGGTTAAAAAACTTTACAGGATTGCCTGGCAGGACTTCCCTCCGTAAAGTAGGGGACATGATGATTATTGAAGAGATCAATCCTGGAATAAATGTTACTGCCGTAAAAAAAGCAGTAAACATGATAAAAGGCTATGAAAAACCAGCTCTTATACTGGGCGGAAGTTACGGTGTAACCTGTGAAGAGATTGATGAAACTTCTCTTTCAAACTTTTTAGCTGACCAGGATGATGAATTTTTAATGATATTAACTGGGGATCTAGGTCTTAGTGTATGGAAACAGATGGGAAAACACTATAATTATTGTAACAGTATAGAAATGGCACTGAATGAATCTAAAAAGGTTGGGGCGAAAAACATATTGCTGATATACCGTTCCAATTTTTCAGAACTGGGCAGGAGATAACATCGAGGAGATAACTTTAAATCTCTCTATGTTAAACAGAATAGATGATTAATTTCTAACATGACAACATTTATTAAAGATCATAGAAAATCATTCAACTAAGGATTTTTATATTAGTCTGCATCCAGCAGTATGCTTACTAAATGACAAACTTTTATGACTTAAATTCAGTAATTCGCCACACTCGGAGATGATGCATTGCAGGTAGGTACAAGAGGAAGCAGTCTGGCCATGGTTCAAACCAAGAATATAATTACCTCTTTATCAAAAATAACAGATGAGAAAATAGACATAACCGTAATAAAAACCACAGGGGATAAAATAAAAGATTCTCAACTTTATCAGATGGATGTGAAGGGAATATTCACCAAAGAACTGGACAGAGCAGTCTTAGAAGAAGAGGTTGATTTTGCAGTACACAGTTTAAAGGATCTTCCCAGTGAACTGGATGATGAACTGGAAATTGTAGCAATCCCACTACGGGAATCCCCTCACGATGTGCTGGTATCACCTTACCAATGGGAAGATCTCCCTGAAGGAGCAACACTGGGGACCAGTAGTGTCAGGAGAGAGGCATTCTGTAAATACCATCAGAAAAACGTGGATATTCAGCCTATTAGGGGCAACATTGAAACCAGGATAAAAAAAGTCACCAGTGGAGAATATCAGGCCACTTTACTGGCTGAAGCTGGTCTCAACAGATTAGGACTTACCGAACACCTCCGGGAACGATTTTCTTTGGATTACATGACTCCTGCTGCAGGCCAGGGAGCACTGGCAGTTGTTAGTAGGAAGGATAGTAGTAACAAAAATATTTTAAAAGAATTAAATCACAAATATTCTTATAATGAAATCATGGCTGAGAGAAAAGTTCTAGAAGAACTGGGTGTAGGTTGCCAGTGGCCTCTAGGAGTTTGTGCCCGAGCACAAGGAGATAAATTGAAACTTCAAGCTATTTTACTTAACAGAGAGGGTGAACTTATCTCTAAACATGACATAACCGGTTCAATAAATCAGGCCGAAAGTATAGGTCTTGAAATCGCCAGAAGCATTGGGGAGGATTGCTAGTGAAAAAATTAAACGTGGGAGTTGTTGGTGTAGGGGCCATGGGCCATAACCACGTAAGGGTATACACCCGATTAAAAAATGCCAACCTCATGGCAGTCTCGGATCTCATGAAAGGCACCCTGGCGGAAGTTTCCAAGAAATACAACACTGTGGGCTTTGTTGATTATGATAATGTACTTAAAATGCCAGAAATAGATGCAGTGAGTATCTGTGTTCCCACCACTTACCACTACGAAGTGGTGATGAGTGCAATAGAACAGGGAAAACACGTACTGGTGGAAAAACCCATTGCATTCACCCTGAAGGAAGCCAAGGCCATGGTCCGAGCCGCCAGAAAAGAAGGAGTTAAACTGGCCACAGGTCACGTGGAACGGTTTAACCCGGCAGTTTTAGAAGCTAAAAAACTTTTAAGAGAAAAACTCATTGGTGAAGTGGTTTCAGTTTCAGCCAAAAGGGTGGGTCCATTTCCTCCACGAATAAAGGATGTGGGAGTAACTATAGATCTGGCCATCCACGAGGTGGATGTCATGGCTTACCTTATGGACAGTCCTGTTTCCAAGGTATACGCCCATGTTGGTAGTAGACTGGAAAAATGTGAATACGAGGACCATGCCGAGATCATGATGGAGTTCTACAACAACGCCATAGGTATGCTGGAAGTGAACTGGCTCACACCCTACAAAAAACGACAGTTAGAAGTCACTGGAACGGATGGTATAATCTCTCTGGATTACATTGACCAGACTGTGGAGATATTCGGGAAAAACGCCAGGAACGTCAGGGTACCTCACAATGAACCCCTAATGGTGGAGTTAGACTCATTCTTAAATGCAATTATGCTGGATGAAAAACCAAAAATTACAGGGGAAGATGGAATACATGCCCTTAAAACAGTCTTGGCAGCAATGAAATCTGCAAAAGAGAAAGTTCCAGTTAAAATTGATATTGATTAATCTTAGTATATTGATAATTTTTATTTATTGATAAATAATCATATAGATTAATCTAGTTTAATTTACACAGATATGTACATAATACAACTACACTGTATCAGACTACTGTTGAACAATTCCGGAGGGGTATAATGAACCAAAAACTCATTGAAAAGGCTTATGAACTTAGAAGCAGGGGTTTTACCACAGGAGAAATAGCTGATGAACTCAATGTCTCAAAAGACACTGCCCGATGGCTCATACTCCAGGGAACCGATAAAACTAAAGAAAAAGCTCAGGAAAAAGCACCGGTTGATTTTGCCATTAACTGGAAAAGTCTGGGTGGCAGTTCTAGGAGAATGTCCTATGTTTCCGCAGCAATGGCAGATATGGCACAACAGCACGGTGATGTGGAAGTAGTGGTGGGAATCACGGTAAGTGGAATACCATTTGCCACCATGATGGCCGAGTTTCTGGATGCAGATATGGCAGTGTTCCACCCCATTAAACACCGCAAGGAAGAGGATGCCCGGGGAGCAGTAAGCAGTAATTTCGCTTCAGTTGAGGGAAAAAGAGTGGTAATAGTGGACGATGTCATCACCAGCGGTGGAACCGTTGGCGAAGCAATAAAAGTCTTCAGAAGCCTTGGAGCAGAACCACTGGCAGCAGTGGTGCTCATCGACAAAAAAGGGCTCTTAGAAGTAGAAAAAGTTCCAGTAGAATCACTTATACGTGTAAGCAGGCTGGGATAACTCTAATTATAAGCTGGGATACTTTAATTGACTTTGAAATTATTTTTTCCTTTATTATTTTTCCCTACTTTTTTAGGTAAAACTACTTTTTTAGTAAATAAATAAACAAATTTATTAATTAAAATTAATTATTGAGATTTTTTCAAGTGAGTCTATTTACAAATCTATTCTGGATATTTAGACGGCTATTTTGATTGTTTAAACCATTGATTGTATAAATGAAATAAAAAAATAGTTTTAAGGTACGTGTTTAATAGTTACTATGTATTCAATCAATTAAACTATACTCTGTACCTTAATATGGCTCCAATACCCCCAAAGGCACGGAGTAATTGCATTCCTTCTTCGGTTTCAGTGGATATGACTTCAACATCTGAACCAACTTCTTCAGCCAGTTTAACAAAGTCACTGATAATATCTTCAGAAGATGCAACCTTCATTGACTCACCACAATTCTTACAGGTTTTCTCTTTGGCTTCACTCTCATTTTTAATGGTTTTTTCTTCCTGGTTTCCACATGAAGAACATTCATAGGTGTATCGCTTGGATTTAACATCCTCTGAGAGTAGTAAAACTTCTACTGCGCCGTTAATCAGGTTCTGCCTGACTTCTGCTTCACCGTAGGATGCTAAGCCATTTTCATCCACCAGTTCTGTGAGGAAACGTTGAACCAGTTTTTTCTCACGCATAATGTCAATCTCAGTGAGTATATCCATGGATTTGTCTATGACTTCTCTGATACCAAATTCCCCAGTGTAGGAAGTGTCCACTGTTGTGATGATCTTTTGTTTAATTTCATGGTGCAGGTAATCTCCATTAACGAAATCCTCTTTAGTATGTCCTGGACCTCCAATAATAACTCCTTTAAGGCCTTCAAGCTCTAAAAAGGCATCGTTCATATGATCACCAATTCTTTTAAGGAATTCGTGAGCTGCAAGTTCAATCAATCGGTCAAAACGTCTCTGTGACTGACCACCAGCCTTATGTTTTCCAGGAACACCACTGGTAAGGTTCTTAACTATGTCGATCCGTTTACCCTTCATAACGGCTATTGTGGCCTCTTTTCGGTCGATAACTGCCAGTCCGTAGATTTCTTTGTCTTCCAGGATCTCTTCCAAGGGTTCCAGGAAGAACTGGGAGTTACAATGATAGGTGTAAGTCTGAACCGGTTCTGGGGGTTCGAAAACATAGGTTTCCATCTTCTCGGTACCTGGACCCCCCTTGGGGATCATACCAACAAAGAGAACCAGACCCCTCTCTGGAGGTCGTGGGAAAAGCTTCATACGCTGCATTATAACTTCAATAGCAGATTGAACATTCTTCTTTGTCTGCTTACTTTTGATGTTAGCACTCTGGCTTAGTTCCTCTCGCATGTGTTTTACCACATCGCTGATCTGTTTATCTGGTGGGATGTAAACAGACACCAGCTCAGTACCCCGTCCTTTTTTATCGGAGAGTTCTTTCAGGGTGCGCTTAACCTCATAAAGTTCGGTTGATGATGGTTCTGACATTTAATATCGCTCCTAACTGGTGAAATTCATAATAAGTATGTTTATTTAATACAGATGAATTATTTATTCTCTTATCATACTATAATTTTACTGATAATTCATCCTAAAAATTGTTTTATAATGGTCTTCCGTAAAATATTAGATATTATCTTAATTAGGTATTCTATCTAAACCTTATAGTATATTATAGTTATTTCCAATTATGGTGCATTATTACCATTCTATCTTAAAAAAAATAATTTATAAAACATAATTTTATTTTATTTTAAACATATAATATACTTTAAATTTATTTTATTAAAAGTAGGGGGTTTTCTCTGGCCGAGTGTAGAGTTAGTGCTTGTGATTATGGCCATGATAAGGAAAGAAAGAACTTGTCACTGTCTGGGCTATTAAAATCAGAATCACCGAAGAATTTCAGGTTACATTCTGCAAGTTCTATAACTTAAAAACCAGTTTAAGGGCACTTAATCAATCTTGAAGATTAATAAGAATCATTAAGATTATAAAAAAATCCTTGAAGATTATTTAAAGGACCTTTAAGATTTAAAAAGCTATTATGATTTAAAAAGGCTATTAAAGATTTAAAGGAAATTGAGATTTAAGAGACTATCTAAAGATGTTAATAGGGGGAGTAACATGGATGAACCTGGAAATATAAGGATTAAAGTCCCTGACTCAAAGGAAAACCGACAAAAATGCATATGCAGATTGTGTAAAAGTTATCCCCATGATTGTAATGGTGAAATCCTTTTCTGCGGTGTAAATGAAAGTAAATGTGATATTAAAGCAAAAACTTGCCTCTGCAATAAATGCCCGATATACAAGGAATATGGGCTTAAAGGACTTTACTACTGTGATAAAGTAAGTGTTGGGGAAAGTAACATTCTTATGCGCAAAAGAAGCAAGGAAGAAGATCCTGACTTTTACCAAGAAGTAGTAAATATCAAGGAAGAAAGCAAAACCGGCAAAAGTACAGTGGGGTCTATGGGTTCGCTGAAGAAGTTCCCCTTTTCACTTGATGATCTTTATTTTATACCTGCACAGGTGAATAAAATACCTTTAAACCTTGAAGAACAAGTTCAAAGTTCGGTGATCATTGGCCCTCACTCAAAAAAACCAATGCAAGTCTCATCACCCCTAATGATTTCCGGAATGAGCTTTGGGGCTGTGTCCAAAAATGTGAGGGTAGTGATTTCCAGTACCTCTTCAAAACTTGGAATTGGCTTTAATTCCGGTGAAGGTGGAATAATAGATGAAGAAAAAGATGTGGGAGTCGATTATCGTATTGTACAATACTCTACTGGAAGGTTTGGAGTAGATGAAGAAATCCTCGAATCAGCCGCAGCAGTTGAAATCAGATTTGGCCAGGGAGCTTATCCTGGTAAAGGCAGTTATTTACCAGCAGAGAAGATCACTGATGAAATAGCAAGAACACGTAACTTGAAACCAGGTGAACCATCTTACTCACCTGCCCACCATATGGACATGACTGCCCCTGATGCTATGAAAGAAAAAGTGGAATGGCTACGTGAAATCACAGGAGGCGTACCAGTAGGTGCTAAAATTGGATGTGGGGATGTCAAGTCTGATGTAAGTATGTTAACTGATATTGGTGTGGATTTCATTGCTCTTGATGGCTTTGGTGGAGGTACAGGAGCTACAGACCTCTATGTTAGAGATAATGTGGGAATACCAGTGTTTGCTGCAATTCCACAGGCTTACAAAACATTACAAGAGTTGGGAGTTAAGGATAAAATATCTCTTATAGCTGGAGGAGGATTGAGAACTTCGGCTGATTTTGCTAAATGTCTGGCATTAGGTGCAGATGCAGTGTATATGGGTACTGCGGCCTTAATAGCAATAAACTGCCAGCAATACCGGATATGTTACAGTGATCTTTGTCCCACGGGTATTGCCACCCAGGATCCTAAGCTCATGGAACAGTTAGATGTAGAAGAGGGAATCCACAAGTTAACCAATTTCATCGAATTAACCAATGAAGAAATGGCCAATCTAACCCGAATTGTGGGTAAAAATAATGTGAACCAACTTTCCCCCGATGATCTGATTTCTGTAAATAAGGAATTTGCTGAAATCACCAGTGTAAGGTGGCTAAATGGAGAATATATTCATTAAAATAGGTTAATCCGGAATTAAATTTTTCGGGTAGAAAAATCTAATATTCTATCAGATCAGAATATAAGTAAAGGGAAGAGGAGGATTGAGTAGGATGGCTAAAGTGGAATTTAATTTGGAAAACGTGCAAAAGTGCATCTGTAAAACCTGTCCTGTGCAAGCGGATAGTGCATGTGTTAAATCAAAACAAATGAAAGTTCAGGAAATGATGCCTAAGCTAATGGCCGGTGAAATAACACCTAAACCTGAAATGATTCCTGGTTTGTACTGTGCCCAAGGAAAAACCATGTGTGCAGATGTGGACTTCGAAGAAATGTGCCAATGTAATGAATGTCCATTATGGGAAGAATATGATTTATCCAACGGTGAACCAATGGGTTACTACTGTAGAGATGGGGAAGCTATATAGAAGCAGTTATTTTTTTTCAAACTTTTTTTTAAAAAAATTTTAATTTTTATTTATTTACAAAATCAGCACTTAATTCCCTTCGTTCAATTAACGCAATTAACATGCTCTTAATCCATTTGTTGACAATTTTTAAGTTGTATTATGCTTTTCTAAGTTGTATTACACTTCCCAAGTTATACTATGCTCTTTTTGAGTTGTAACAATATAGTTGCACTATAATGTAAAACTGTTATTTAATTAGAAAAAGAGTTTCGTAATTCAGTATCAGGTTATGTTTAAAATATTGTATTTAATAAATTTGTATGTGATACTAATATTATGATGAGCTTAATGGCATAAAAAAATGTATAAAGGTTTACACAAAACTTGATTTAATTATATATGTAAAACTTACATTATTTTTGGTGATGAAATGCGCGTAGTGATCACGGTAGGTGGATCCATAATAATCAGGGACCACGATTATAAAAAATTTCAGGATTATGCAAGTGTATTGGAGAGTATGGCAGCAGAACACCAGATCATGGTGGTGGTAGGTGGTGGTAGGACTGCTCGGGACTACATTGGAATAGCCAGGGATTTAGGGGCATCAGAAGCCCTCTGTGATGATATTGGAATTGATGTCACCCGACTCAATGCACGACTCCTCATAACAGCTCTAGGAGATAGTGCTTATCCACGAGTACCTCATAACTTTGCAGAAGCCCTAGAATTTTCTACCAATGGTAAAATTGTGGTAATGGGTGGCACAGAACCAGCACACAGTACCGATGCTGTGGGCAGCATTCTGGCCGAGTTTGTTGGTGCAGATTTACTCTTAAACGCCACTTCTGTAGATGGATTGTATGATAAAGATCCCAACAAGCACCCCGATGCAAAAATGTTCCCTGAGATTACCCCCAAAGAGATGATGGGAATGCTGGCTGATAAAGAAATGAAAGCAGGGACCTATGAATTCCTGGATAAAACCGCCATACAGATCATAGGTCGTTCCAAGATAAAAACAGTTATTTTCAATGGGGAAAACCCTGAAAACCTTAAAAAAGCCATAAAGAATAACATAGGCACGTTAATTAAGCATGATATTGAATAAACTGCTGGATAAATCTAATAGTCTAAAATAGTCTAATAATCTGTAATAATTTAAAATAATATTAAAAGAACGTTTAAAGAGGTAATATTTATGATTGAACAACACAAGCACTGTCCTGTTTGCGGGACACCCATGCCCTTGAATGAAAAGTATTGCTCACCCAACTGTGAGCAAATAGCTCTGGCCAACCAGAAAAAAGTCCAAAAAAGCCGTAAAATGCTTTACGTTTTATTTGCAGTCTTCATCCTGGTCTGGTTGTTTTTCATGTTTAGGGGCCAGTTAGGATTATGAATATAACTGTTAAAATGGGATAATAGAATTTAAAAAGATTTAAAGTCCGAATACGTTTATTTTACAATTCGGACCTAGTATTTTATTTTAAATAATTAATTCACTTAAATAATTCAACAATTCTTTTTTTAAGACCTCCAAAATATCTGGGTAATCTATGGATTTTTATTCTCGAATGTTCAGAATTCCATATATCAACAGTCCAATCCCTGTTATGAATCCTAAAATATTGGGATCCACGTTGTAGAAACCAACGATAAGGAAAAGAAATCCGAATAGCAGTCCAAATATTCCTGCATATACTTTGTAAGTTTTCCTTTCACCAACAAGCAGGGCAATGATTCCTGTAATTAATAACAGGATTCCTGTAATGATATAGGCCCATAGGCCGAGACTCATTATCCAGGAAGTGTTGAAAAGGAATGTTATACCCATAACTACTCCAATTATTCCCACTATAAATGGGAATAACCACAGATCATTGGATGTTCTTTCACCGAAGCCTAAAATGGTTAGCCAGATACCCATTCCAAGTATTAAAAGTCCAGATATGAGACCAAGAGTGGCAAGTCCCACTACTGGTGCAGTTATCATTATAACTGCTACAATTATTGCAATAACTCCAACTATTGTGTTTTTCATTTAAAAAACCTCATTGATTTTTGCAATTAGTTCCATCTATTTTAACCCTCATTATTCGATAT belongs to uncultured Methanobacterium sp. and includes:
- a CDS encoding glutamate synthase-related protein; translation: MDEPGNIRIKVPDSKENRQKCICRLCKSYPHDCNGEILFCGVNESKCDIKAKTCLCNKCPIYKEYGLKGLYYCDKVSVGESNILMRKRSKEEDPDFYQEVVNIKEESKTGKSTVGSMGSLKKFPFSLDDLYFIPAQVNKIPLNLEEQVQSSVIIGPHSKKPMQVSSPLMISGMSFGAVSKNVRVVISSTSSKLGIGFNSGEGGIIDEEKDVGVDYRIVQYSTGRFGVDEEILESAAAVEIRFGQGAYPGKGSYLPAEKITDEIARTRNLKPGEPSYSPAHHMDMTAPDAMKEKVEWLREITGGVPVGAKIGCGDVKSDVSMLTDIGVDFIALDGFGGGTGATDLYVRDNVGIPVFAAIPQAYKTLQELGVKDKISLIAGGGLRTSADFAKCLALGADAVYMGTAALIAINCQQYRICYSDLCPTGIATQDPKLMEQLDVEEGIHKLTNFIELTNEEMANLTRIVGKNNVNQLSPDDLISVNKEFAEITSVRWLNGEYIH
- a CDS encoding Gfo/Idh/MocA family oxidoreductase — its product is MKKLNVGVVGVGAMGHNHVRVYTRLKNANLMAVSDLMKGTLAEVSKKYNTVGFVDYDNVLKMPEIDAVSICVPTTYHYEVVMSAIEQGKHVLVEKPIAFTLKEAKAMVRAARKEGVKLATGHVERFNPAVLEAKKLLREKLIGEVVSVSAKRVGPFPPRIKDVGVTIDLAIHEVDVMAYLMDSPVSKVYAHVGSRLEKCEYEDHAEIMMEFYNNAIGMLEVNWLTPYKKRQLEVTGTDGIISLDYIDQTVEIFGKNARNVRVPHNEPLMVELDSFLNAIMLDEKPKITGEDGIHALKTVLAAMKSAKEKVPVKIDID
- the hemC gene encoding hydroxymethylbilane synthase, with the protein product MQVGTRGSSLAMVQTKNIITSLSKITDEKIDITVIKTTGDKIKDSQLYQMDVKGIFTKELDRAVLEEEVDFAVHSLKDLPSELDDELEIVAIPLRESPHDVLVSPYQWEDLPEGATLGTSSVRREAFCKYHQKNVDIQPIRGNIETRIKKVTSGEYQATLLAEAGLNRLGLTEHLRERFSLDYMTPAAGQGALAVVSRKDSSNKNILKELNHKYSYNEIMAERKVLEELGVGCQWPLGVCARAQGDKLKLQAILLNREGELISKHDITGSINQAESIGLEIARSIGEDC
- the pyrH gene encoding UMP kinase, which codes for MRVVITVGGSIIIRDHDYKKFQDYASVLESMAAEHQIMVVVGGGRTARDYIGIARDLGASEALCDDIGIDVTRLNARLLITALGDSAYPRVPHNFAEALEFSTNGKIVVMGGTEPAHSTDAVGSILAEFVGADLLLNATSVDGLYDKDPNKHPDAKMFPEITPKEMMGMLADKEMKAGTYEFLDKTAIQIIGRSKIKTVIFNGENPENLKKAIKNNIGTLIKHDIE
- a CDS encoding orotate phosphoribosyltransferase-like protein, with product MNQKLIEKAYELRSRGFTTGEIADELNVSKDTARWLILQGTDKTKEKAQEKAPVDFAINWKSLGGSSRRMSYVSAAMADMAQQHGDVEVVVGITVSGIPFATMMAEFLDADMAVFHPIKHRKEEDARGAVSSNFASVEGKRVVIVDDVITSGGTVGEAIKVFRSLGAEPLAAVVLIDKKGLLEVEKVPVESLIRVSRLG
- a CDS encoding DUF308 domain-containing protein, which produces MKNTIVGVIAIIVAVIMITAPVVGLATLGLISGLLILGMGIWLTILGFGERTSNDLWLFPFIVGIIGVVMGITFLFNTSWIMSLGLWAYIITGILLLITGIIALLVGERKTYKVYAGIFGLLFGFLFLIVGFYNVDPNILGFITGIGLLIYGILNIRE
- a CDS encoding DUF2769 domain-containing protein, with the protein product MAKVEFNLENVQKCICKTCPVQADSACVKSKQMKVQEMMPKLMAGEITPKPEMIPGLYCAQGKTMCADVDFEEMCQCNECPLWEEYDLSNGEPMGYYCRDGEAI
- a CDS encoding DUF2116 family Zn-ribbon domain-containing protein, yielding MIEQHKHCPVCGTPMPLNEKYCSPNCEQIALANQKKVQKSRKMLYVLFAVFILVWLFFMFRGQLGL
- a CDS encoding NAD(+) kinase, producing the protein MIMGLVARSDVKGAVELAQKIADFLTEKNVDILLDTPLAMELEKYQDRHCELKDMDVDMVVAIGGDGTILRTQSFISHKKIPLIGINMGTVGFLTEIDPKNAFTAIEEILAGNYFVERRNQLLVWHKHELPPALNEVVLMTRKPAKMLHIQISVDDEIMEELRADGLIIATPSGSTAYSMSAGGPIIDPRVEAFVIVPICPFKLGARPTVVSDGSTIKVKLLREGKKAIAVIDGQFEEEINYMDEIVFRKSDNCAYFVRLTKDFYRKVREKLTQGGIY
- the prf1 gene encoding peptide chain release factor aRF-1 is translated as MSEPSSTELYEVKRTLKELSDKKGRGTELVSVYIPPDKQISDVVKHMREELSQSANIKSKQTKKNVQSAIEVIMQRMKLFPRPPERGLVLFVGMIPKGGPGTEKMETYVFEPPEPVQTYTYHCNSQFFLEPLEEILEDKEIYGLAVIDRKEATIAVMKGKRIDIVKNLTSGVPGKHKAGGQSQRRFDRLIELAAHEFLKRIGDHMNDAFLELEGLKGVIIGGPGHTKEDFVNGDYLHHEIKQKIITTVDTSYTGEFGIREVIDKSMDILTEIDIMREKKLVQRFLTELVDENGLASYGEAEVRQNLINGAVEVLLLSEDVKSKRYTYECSSCGNQEEKTIKNESEAKEKTCKNCGESMKVASSEDIISDFVKLAEEVGSDVEVISTETEEGMQLLRAFGGIGAILRYRV
- the cfbE gene encoding coenzyme F430 synthase translates to MRILVVDMTHGGTVLASEFSKRTDCKVFAWDIYQTLSQEDKSLLEAQGIELVEESFYESYFYENIALENDMSKNSLENDKSNLIVVAPVHCNLPQPSHMTHHQAVGFLLKDQINVPVIEVTGVKGKTSTAAMLKEIYRDENPLILSSLGVEVVEDGQEIILQKDISITPASIITAWQLSQEFYKDKVHNVGICIFESSLGGTGLADVGVITNIVEDYSIARGSSSASKAKLQMFKSKVSVCDNDSYQKLYSSHSLNQKTNTFEIEGLDDDSASVKAQNINYGLHKTVFQVKVTDLITINGISINTSFEVSTFAPAQHHLENTLSAITASLSMGTPKESIISGLKNFTGLPGRTSLRKVGDMMIIEEINPGINVTAVKKAVNMIKGYEKPALILGGSYGVTCEEIDETSLSNFLADQDDEFLMILTGDLGLSVWKQMGKHYNYCNSIEMALNESKKVGAKNILLIYRSNFSELGRR